In one Denticeps clupeoides unplaced genomic scaffold, fDenClu1.1, whole genome shotgun sequence genomic region, the following are encoded:
- the LOC114775928 gene encoding asialoglycoprotein receptor 1-like, with translation MERLSSSLQSAKEDLAQVSDSLTALDDLTSIKKTLSELQCSFNRFIRNNTEACCPLGWDLYSRNCYYFSTNGMSWHRARDHCTSRGASLLVLQSADERRFVVSRTAPLFFWLGLSDERTGSWEWVDRTPYKIDRREWMPGQPDDWRLHGLEGGEDCAHFHSDGRYNDDHCSRHYRYICKAPVTANITP, from the exons ATGGAAAGGCTCAGCAGCTCCCTGCAGTCAGCAAAAGAGGACCTGGCGCAGG tgtctGATTCCCTGACAGCGTTGGATGACTTGACGTCGATAAAGAAAACCCTGTCAGAGCTCCAGTGCAGTTTCAACAGATTCATCAGGAACA ataCGGAGGCTTGTTGTCCACTGGGCTGGGATCTGTACTCCAGAAACTGTTATTACTTCTCAACCAACGGCATGTCGTGGCACCGAGCCAGAGACCACTGCACCAGCCGCGGGGCGTCGCTGCTGGTGCTTCAGAGCGCAGACGAGAGG CGTTTTGTAGTCAGCCGGACAGCACCGCTCTTTTTCTGGCTTGGTCTGAGTGACGAACGCACTGGAAGCTGGGAGTGGGTGGACAGGACCCCCTACAAAATCGACAGGag aGAGTGGATGCCAGGTCAGCCTGATGACTGGCGACTCCACGGGTTGGAAGGCGGTGAGGATTGTGCCCATTTCCATTCTGACGGTCGTTACAATGATGACCACTGTTCTCGCCACTATCGTTACATCTGCAAGGCTCCAGTCACCGCCAACATCACACCTTAA
- the LOC114775929 gene encoding motile sperm domain-containing protein 3-like produces the protein MRRPVRGGEGSPLSPRGPSLPVFVFPADLLFYSGQCRRVLTLYNPYSFPMGFKMLCTAPSLYTVLEAEGRVRARSCVDIVVRHQDVSARNWGRKDRFRLDVWGGGRTGSRLVWAELKRQHQTPGEAGGRPPSVAAPTHHRPPGGSGNLLQFLVYAVAGLVCVAVLMLPLEDEPSPVVPSHVHVTASQKLACAYVLGLLTMVFLR, from the exons ATGCGGCGGCCAGTGAGGGGCGGCGAGGGGTCCCCGCTGTCCCCTCGGGGTCCCAGCCTGCCGGTCTTCGTCTTCCCCGCGGACCTGCTCTTCTACTCCGGACAGTGCAGGAGGGTGCTGACCCTCTACAACCCCTACTCCTTCCCCATGGGCTTCAAGA TGCTGTGCACCGCCCCCTCGCTCTACACAGTCCTGGAGGCCGAGGGCCGTGTGAGGGCCCGCTCCTGCGTGGACAT AGTGGTGAGACACCAGGACGTGAGCGCCCGCAACTGGGGCAGGAAGGACCGCTTCAGGCTGGACGTCTGGGGAGGGGGGAGGACCGGCAGCCGGCTGGTGTGGGCTGAACTGAAGAGGCAGCATCAGACCCCCGGAGAGGCCGGAGGGCGCCCGCCGAGCGTCGCGGCGCCCACCCACCACCGTCCACCAGGAG GCAGCGGGAACCTGCTCCAGTTCCTGGTGTACGCCGTGGCCGGCCTGGTGTGTGTTGCGGTCTTGATGCTCCCCCTGGAGGACGAGCCCAGTCCCGTGGTCCCGTCTCATGTCCACGTCACGGCCAGCCAGAAGCTGGCGTGTGCGTACGTGCTGG GGTTGCTCACCATGGTGTTTCTGCGGTGA
- the LOC114775931 gene encoding lysine-rich arabinogalactan protein 17-like isoform X2 has product MTLQTPSAPTPTPPTSPTTPTPSPTQATPSAPPSAPRGSTGGLGLGSPELLSELKKPHTLKTRPAHKAMTIIFSGKGRVPSSEGQGVAGGPQD; this is encoded by the exons ATGACCCTGCAGACCCCTTCTGCCCCAACCCCAACTCCTCCCACCTCACCTACCACGCCCACACCCTCCCCAACCCAGGCCACGCCCAGCGCCCCGCCCAGCGCCCCGCGGGGCTCCACAG GCGGCCTGGGCCTCGGGAGTCCAGAGCTTCTGAGTGAGCTGAAGAAGCCGCACACGCTGAAGACCCGCCCCGCCCACAAGGCCATGACCATCATCTTCTCTGGGAAGGGCCGGGTGCCCTCCAGCGAGGGACAAGGCGTGGCCGGTGGACCGCAGGACTAA
- the LOC114775931 gene encoding putative uncharacterized protein DDB_G0290521 isoform X1, producing the protein MTESPSPSPKQSTSPVPADSPKPAPTVSSQLFAELLESHARRRPASPEQMTLQTPSAPTPTPPTSPTTPTPSPTQATPSAPPSAPRGSTGGLGLGSPELLSELKKPHTLKTRPAHKAMTIIFSGKGRVPSSEGQGVAGGPQD; encoded by the exons ATGACTGAAAGCCCCAGCCCGTCCCCCAAACAGAGCACATCGCCGGTGCCAGCGGACTCACCGAAACCGGCCCCCACGG TCTCTTCACAGCTGTTTGCTGAGCTTCTGGAAAGCCACGCCCGCCGAAGGCCCGCCTCCCCAGAGCAGATGACCCTGCAGACCCCTTCTGCCCCAACCCCAACTCCTCCCACCTCACCTACCACGCCCACACCCTCCCCAACCCAGGCCACGCCCAGCGCCCCGCCCAGCGCCCCGCGGGGCTCCACAG GCGGCCTGGGCCTCGGGAGTCCAGAGCTTCTGAGTGAGCTGAAGAAGCCGCACACGCTGAAGACCCGCCCCGCCCACAAGGCCATGACCATCATCTTCTCTGGGAAGGGCCGGGTGCCCTCCAGCGAGGGACAAGGCGTGGCCGGTGGACCGCAGGACTAA
- the LOC114775933 gene encoding BTB/POZ domain-containing protein KCTD21-like: MLSVSTAGPQSLQDPVSVNVGGEVYVTTLDTLTRCRDSMLGAMFTGQMKDRHGNFFIDRDGRVFRYVLNYLRSNSLDLPEGFAELPLLKREADFFQIRPLLEEIQRRESGLAPGGPSGRGAMLNVDTESHVRTLHFNLKRGPDNYELCSCSVHVHTATVFCTARVFVDLLCSRFAYRGQEGTAAPRPRDGSRNYLHLEWAPCPQELPRDQHQKHGFRELHGEAGTELSDLRAFVEELLRVALAEGFRVDSVFPDSSDILNCRSLRFVRY; the protein is encoded by the coding sequence ATGCTAAGTGTGAGCACGGCAGGCCCTCAGTCCCTGCAGGACCCGGTGTCGGTGAACGTGGGGGGCGAGGTGTACGTGACCACGCTGGACACGCTCACGCGGTGCCGCGACTCCATGCTCGGCGCCATGTTCACCGGCCAGATGAAGGACCGGCACGGGAACTTCTTCATCGACCGCGACGGGAGGGTGTTCCGCTACGTCCTCAACTACCTCCGCTCCAACAGCCTGGACCTGCCCGAGGGCTTCGCCGAGCTGCCCCTGCTCAAGCGCGAGGCCGACTTCTTCCAGATCCGTCCCCTGCTGGAGGAGATCCAGCGGCGCGAGAGCGGCCTGGCGCCGGGGGGCCCGAGCGGGCGCGGCGCCATGCTGAACGTCGACACCGAGAGCCACGTGCGCACGCTGCACTTCAACCTGAAACGCGGCCCCGACAACTACGAGCTCTGCTCCTGCTCGGTCCACGTCCACACCGCCACCGTCTTCTGCACGGCGCGCGTCTTCGTCGACCTGCTCTGCTCCCGCTTCGCCTACCGTGGCCAGGAAGGCACCGCTGCGCCGCGGCCCCGGGACGGCAGTCGGAACTACCTGCACCTGGAATGGGCGCCGTGCCCCCAGGAGCTGCCGCGGGACCAGCACCAGAAGCACGGCTTCCGCGAGCTCCACGGCGAGGCCGGGACGGAGCTGAGCGACCTGCGGGCGTTCGTGGAGGAGCTGCTGAGGGTGGCGCTAGCTGAAGGGTTCCGGGTGGATTCGGTGTTCCCCGACTCCAGCGACATCCTGAACTGCCGCTCGCTGCGATTTGTCCGCTACTGA
- the LOC114775927 gene encoding multifunctional procollagen lysine hydroxylase and glycosyltransferase LH3-like, with protein sequence MQLSRLALLCGLFWSCAAEPRPVSPENLLVLTAATEETDGFNRFMRTAREFNYTVKVLGLGEEWKGGDVARTVGGGQKVRWLKKELQKHTDKQDLVILFVDSYDVIFASGPQELLWKFSRISHRVIFSAEGFCWPDQRLSPKYPPVHTGKRYLNSGGFIGYARDLYGIVQQWKYKDNDDDQLFYTKIYLDKEQRTRFNMTLDHRSSLFQNLNGAIEEVVLKFEKARVRARNVAYDTLPVIIHGNGPTKLQLNYLGNYVPTAWTYEHGCGNCDDNLLDLSDVPDEEMPVVHVAVFIEQPTPFLEEFLKRLTTFNYPYTRLRLFIHNNVVYHEQHVERFWTQHRALFPSATIVGPEENLQHDQARAMAVEACRKDPSCDYYFSVDSEVALTNPDVLRILIEENKPVIAPMISRHGKLWSNFWGALSPEGFYSRSEDYIDIVQGKRIGVWNVPYLTQVYMIHGATLRSRLAEASLYQQEGMDPDMVFCRAVRDQGVFMYVSNRDEFGRLVSSSSYNTSRLHPDLWQIFDNPVDWREKYIHENYSRIFEEDEKVVEQPCPDVYWFPVFSEQMCDELVETMENFGMWSNGKNTDDRLAGGYENVPTVDIHMNQIQFEKEWLKFLKEYVSPVTEKLYPGYYAKAQAVMNFVVRYRPDEQPSLRPHHDSSTFTINIALNRKGVDYQGGGCRFLRYDCRVEAPRKGWSLMHPGRLTHYHEGLPTTQGTRYIMVSFVDP encoded by the exons ATGCAACTGAGCCGCCTCGCCCTGCTCTGCGGGCTCTTCTGGAGCTGCGCGGCCGAGCCCAGGCCCGTCTCTCCCG AGAACCTTCTGGTCCTCACTGCTGCTACGGAGGAGACTGATGGCTTCAACCGTTTCATGAGGACGGCCAGGGAGTTCAACTACACTGTGAAG gtgCTTGGACTGGGTGAGGAGTGGAAAGGTGGAGATGTTGCTCGGACCGTTGGGGGGGGTCAGAAGGTTCGTTGGCTGAAGAAGGAACTGCAGAAACACACTGACAAGCAGGACCTGGTTATACTTTTCGTCgacag TTATGATGTGATCTTTGCCAGTGGGCCGCAGGAGCTCCTCTGGAAGTTCTCCCGGATCTCCCACAGGGTCATCTTCTCTGCTGAGGGCTTCTGCTGGCCGGACCAGCGCCTCTCGCCCAAATACCCACCGGTGCACACGGGCAAACGCTACCTGAACTCTGGAG GGTTCATCGGCTATGCGCGAGACCTCTACGGCATTGTGCAGCAGTGGAAATACAAAGACAATGACGACGATCAACTCTTCTACACAAAAATCTATCTGGACAAAGAGcagagg ACGCGATTCAACATGACGCTGGATCATCGCTCAAGTCTGTTTCAGAACCTCAATGGAGCCATTG AGGAGGTTGTGCTGAAGTTCGAGAAGGCCCGTGTCCGAGCACGCAACGTGGCTTACGACACGCTTCCGGTCATCATCCATGGCAACGGGCCCACCAAG CTGCAGCTGAACTACCTGGGGAACTACGTTCCGACGGCGTGGACCTACGAACACGGCTGTGGGAACTGCGATGACAACCTGCTGGACCTCAGCGACGTGCCC gacGAGGAGATGCCTGTTGTCCATGTTGCTGTCTTCATTGAACAGCCAACTCCGTTCCTGGAGGAGTTTCTCAAACGACTCACAACCTTCAATTATCCATACACACGCCTACGGCTCTTCATACACAACAAC GTGGTTTATCACGAACAGCACGTTGAGCGGTTCTGGACGCAGCACCGCGCCCTGTTCCCCTCGGCCACCATCGTGGGGCCGGAGGAGAACCTGCAGCACGATCAGGCCAGAGCCATGGCAGT TGAGGCCTGTAGGAAGGACCCCTCGTGTGATTACTACTTCAGCGTGGATTCGGAAGTGGCCCTCACCAACCCAGATGTTCTGCGCATTCTCATCGAGGAGAACAA GCCTGTGATCGCGCCCATGATCTCCCGCCATGGGAAGCTGTGGTCCAACTTCTGGGGCGCCCTGAGTCCGGAGGGCTTTTACTCGCGCTCGGAGGACTACATCGACATCGTGCAGGGCAAACGCAT CGGCGTGTGGAACGTCCCGTACCTGACGCAGGTCTACATGATCCACGGCGCCACGCTGCGCTCTCGCCTGGCCGAGGCCAGTTTGTACCAGCAGGAGGGAATGGATCCAGACATGGTGTTCTGCAGAGCAGTGCGagaccag GGAGTGTTCATGTACGTGTCCAACAGAGACGAGTTCGGCCGCCTTGTCTCCTCCAGCAGCTACAACACCAGTCGCCTGCACCCAGACTTGTGGCAGATATTCGACAATCctgtg GACTGGAGGGAGAAGTACATCCATGAGAATTACTCCAGGATCTTTGAAGAAGATGAGAAGGTGGTGGAGCAG CCCTGCCCAGATGTATACTGGTTTCCAGTCTTCTCTGAGCAGATGTGTGATGAACTGGTGGAGACCATGGAGAATTTTGGCATGTGGTCAAATGGCAAAAAcacg gacGATCGTCTAGCGGGGGGTTATGAAAACGTCCCTACAGTCGACATCCACATGAACCAGATCCAGTTTGAGAAGGAGTGGCTGAAGTTTCTGAAGGAGTACGTCTCCCCGGTGACTGAGAAGCTGTACCCTGGATATTATGCCaag GCTCAGGCGGTGATGAACTTCGTTGTTCGGTATCGTCCCGACGAACAGCCGTCCCTCAGACCGCATCACgactcctccaccttcaccatcaACATCGCCCTCAACAGGAAGGGCGTAGACTACCag GGTGGCGGCTGCCGGTTCCTGCGTTACGACTGTAGGGTGGAGGCTCCTCGTAAGGGCTGGTCTTTAATGCACCCGGGCCGTCTCACCCACTACCACGAGGGCCTGCCCACCACCCAGGGCACCCGCTACATCATGGTGTCCTTCGTCGACCCCTAG